The following coding sequences lie in one Aspergillus luchuensis IFO 4308 DNA, chromosome 8, nearly complete sequence genomic window:
- the RPA12 gene encoding DNA-directed RNA polymerase I core subunit RPA12 (COG:K;~EggNog:ENOG410PNWW;~InterPro:IPR019761,IPR034004,IPR012164,IPR001222;~PFAM:PF01096;~go_function: GO:0003676 - nucleic acid binding [Evidence IEA];~go_function: GO:0008270 - zinc ion binding [Evidence IEA];~go_process: GO:0006351 - transcription, DNA-templated [Evidence IEA];~go_process: GO:0006379 - mRNA cleavage [Evidence IEA]), giving the protein MSAIGTLVFCTDCGSLLEGSIGDPTKILVCDVCGARNKDTVPQTIVSESKPSAFPSALRAKRSAVQTLTASDRRTEALTQHTCIKCGRKEMYYTTVQLRSADEGSTVFYTCVCGHKESTNN; this is encoded by the exons ATGTCTGCGATTGGAACTCTCGTCTTCTGCACTGACTGCGGCTCTCTATTGGAGGGTTCAATTGGTGATCCGACTAAGATTCTTGTCTGCGATGTCTGCGGAGCTAGGAATAAAG ACACCGTTCCCCAGACCATTGTCTCCGAGTCCAAGCCGAGCGCATTCCCGTCTGCCTTGAGAGCGAAAAGATCTGCGGTCCAGACCTTGACGGCGTCAGACAGAAGAACCGAAGCCCTTACTCAACATACTTGCATTAAGTGTGGACGGAAAGAGATGTACTACACCACCGTACAACTGCGCAGTGCAGATGAAGGTAGTACGGTGTTTTACACATGTGTCTGTGGTCACAA GGAATCGACGAACAACTAA
- the NUO21 gene encoding ETC complex I subunit (COG:C;~EggNog:ENOG410PMWV;~InterPro:IPR038532,IPR006885;~PFAM:PF04800;~go_function: GO:0016651 - oxidoreductase activity, acting on NAD(P)H [Evidence IEA];~go_process: GO:0022900 - electron transport chain [Evidence IEA]), with product MSLARAGRFACLRTGRLAAPVNARFVSTGTGRGDPSRTSSTSDAPTVPHTESTLIRKESPSEAMTRHQPDYDATIDHGTSQFSPVPKRVMDGSEPGATVAAAVLSGAPTDLQARTVRIYRQAKPATQSGTWHGHHWRMDWDILQRGHRWENPLMGWQSSADCMQGTHLNFKSKEDAILFAQKQGYEYFVQEPNERRFVPKAYANNFVHEPKKLKHIKTK from the exons ATGTCGCTTGCCAGAGCAGGAAGATTCGCCTGCCTTCGCACGGGCAGGCTCGCCGCCCCCGTCAATGCGCGTTTTGTGTCCACAGGCACCGGTCGAGGCGACCCTTCCCGCACATCCAGCACTTCTGATGCCCCGACTGTTCCTCACACCGAGAGCACCTTGATCCGCAAGGAGAGCCCTTCTGAGGCTATGACCCGTCATCAGCCCGATTACGATGCCACCATTGATCACGGCACCTC TCAATTCTCCCCTGTGCCCAAGCGCGTCATGGATGGCAGTGAGCCTGGTGCCACTGTTGCTGCCGCTGTTCTGTCCGGCGCTCCCACCGACCTGCAGGCCCGTACTGTCCG GATCTACCGTCAAGCGAAGCCCGCAACACAGTCCGGAACCTGGCACGGTCACCACTGGAGAATGGATTGGGATATCCTGCAGAGGGGTCATCGCTGGGAGAACCCCCTCATGGGCTGGCAATCCTCTGCTGATTGCATGCAGGGTACCCACCTGAACTTCAAGAGCAAGGAGGATGCCATTCTGTTCGCCCAGAAGCAGGGGTACGAGTACTTCGTTCAGGAGCCGAATGAGCGTCGCTTCGTCCCCAAGGCCTACGCTAACAACTTCGTCCACGAAccgaagaagctcaagcacATCAAGACTAAATGA
- the SCC2 gene encoding putative sister chromatid cohesion protein Mis4 (BUSCO:EOG092604A0;~COG:D;~EggNog:ENOG410PHGB;~InterPro:IPR016024,IPR011989,IPR024986,IPR033031, IPR026003;~PFAM:PF12830,PF12765;~go_function: GO:0003682 - chromatin binding [Evidence IEA];~go_process: GO:0010468 - regulation of gene expression [Evidence IEA]), with translation MAQNWHPAVQVVINGHPQAQAHAPSGQARRWQRPLAVEEALQYSPMSSSPIFGLDCILRPDVGRPPNTTSINHILQSGRTALSQLNGEIQSGRDESNRLETSREYLQQLLDGDQLTEFKFKLPTSSISAQQSPSTAANDHVASSNKLGSFAKMMLDATDIAFRYPTPDDMEPLHKPTFFNEKQPSVAHRPAPTPSSRPSQQTSQLSVVIPVKPLPPHIDEHGMSKKRKLNADGGENLTAIRLKDQKEEADAALVKLQDMLHEIFEFEDQLDPSTSSGAAAEQTNVVFTTPHALEVNGPILSSDAHTRLQKAIKKVVGYNRLQDIPSDYLNRIQKLCEKPIIAAQSPDLRIDDPSNESETQDWLRKLDDMQNALLAIGSLLQTMSGTQTERDLCPEDLIEAIPNVFNQVFDHCIIPAVQARPGGKDAKYFEFFSAQKRVLGSLIQQSKKVLALFADFLSRIDVSEGTVTAAEFFAAKLIFVENSHTEKDSTVGVQKYESVRRGAMDVLAKIFSKYPAQRPYILDEILVSLEKLPSTRQSARQFKLADGKNIQLLTALVMQLVQTTALDVPNSRASRMRRKPPGSAEDEDDDEVLGDSQGVDDDQSNMSMEQLATKVNRLHDNAVRSAQYIVKFIVQRAMTSTKTGDQPYRNIFDLFTEDLISVLGSTDWPAAELLLRIMASHMVGIAEQDKSSATAKSMALELLGWMGSAISDLIVTAQHLLPAMEESDSDLSESLKQLFEEYSSRALHPQDLVVAEGPYRMTLEYFIQDRSVDNWQLASARGFYLTQWSKTFCSVYYNSEDKDEVMYDDATEDLISLFSNLFSDPLWLETHRQFNTVPTAHGKFAYILTVLNSGFCKAFDTILKVLLNSIASDQAKVRSRSLKSVIYMLEKDPSLLDRDASVMRVILRCATDASPMVRDSALSLIAKCIALKPKLEEDGCRAILTCAADPTAGVRKRCIGLLKDIYLNTSRTELKLAIMDSFLQRTGDLEDSVATLARQTFEEIWLTPFHGLIDSAQDGPKLKVGLDERVTLIVSLVQRSETALDTLNNCLKKVLSETSKTASLNFKVCKAMVSTMFEKLVEGTDSTKEFQQALLQTITVFAKANAKLFRPDQLETLHPYIGHLATAEDLFLFRSVVVIYRCVLPYLSSAHNTLLREVQNDLFKSVAKLARSELNEVMACLWTINGVLHNTDRLVKLTISVLKPIQHYKNIDLSDSANAAVLARAKSYIRIAGCVGRHCDLEKYEPHFKNAFPSWGGGSVAGLMVDAIIPFTVQKQPLELRVMSLESLGSICQSWPGQFSRDNPRQILSMVFKEDNPSLQNIVLRSFSEFFAMHEGKAEKTVLPAAEIAEQESATRLGGSLKASDNDGAAALIAQHFLRSMLRVAQSRQDSYALTAIELIASINRQGLVHPKECAGVLVSLETSTVPAIAKVAFDTHKMLHQQYESMFEREYMRAVQEAFYYQRDVVGDPSGASSRPYIAKLAPLFDIIKISNSRYQRKFLSNLCSKVDFELKKLEATGDPPEHLLLSRFVAQNLAFFDYNQLAELVPTIGCMERIVSATGTVVAHSIETDIFTAKAEPTTVEGMPAPAPEGSETLAPLQQYNPATLRLLATAAASLSMLWEARTYLRRLYGVTANARVKEAKAASKELSKSATKVHGVTGDKFWDAIARNMNALSSEQSMIDKCREFATLLNIDDEFKVGGDEDAEGDNLDAATDMDDPAAGWGTAGGPRPGKRKNSMSGQSPVKRPRGRKPGSGKKRASTEPGAEESDWN, from the exons ATGGCTCAAAACTGGCACCCGGCCGTTCAGGTCGTCATCAACGGCCATCCTCAAGCGCAAGCTCATGCTCCCAGCGGGCAGGCTCGCCGCTGGCAAAGGCCGTTggctgtggaggaggcgTTGCAGTACTCTCCTATGTCCAGCTCGCCGATCTTCGGTTTAG ATTGCATCCTACGCCCGGACGTCGGTCGACCCCCCAATACGACCTCCATTAATCACATCCTCCAGTCCGGCCGTACAGCCTTAAGTCAGCTCAATGGCGAAATCCAATCGGGACGAGATGAGTCGAATCGCTTGGAGACATCTCGGGAATACTTGCAGCAGTTGTTGGATGGTGATCAGTTGACCGAATT CAAGTTCAAGCTGCCGACAAGCTCGATTAGCGCCCAGCAATCACCTTCGACAGCGGCCAACGACCATGtcgccagcagcaacaagcttGGCTCATTTGCGAAGATGATGTTGGATGCTACGGATATTGCTTTTCGAT ATCCTACGCCTGATGATATGGAACCGCTGCACAAGCCTACTTTCTTTAACGAAAAGCAACCTTCCGTCGCACATAGACCTGCACCCACACCCTCATCCCGACCGAGTCAACAGACAAGTCAACTGTCGGTGGTGATCCCCGTCAAACCACTGCCACCCCATATAGACGAACACGGCAtgtcgaagaagagaaagctcAATGCTGATGGGGGCGAGAACCTTACGGCCATCCGACTGAAAGACCAAAAGGAAGAGGCAGACGCTGCCCTAGTCAAGTTGCAGGACATGCTTCATGAGATCTTCGAGTTCGAGGATCAGCTCGACCCCAGTACATCCTCCGGTGCGGCTGCTGAACAGACAAACGTGGTTTTTACTACACCTCATGCACTCGAGGTGAACGGACCTATCCTTTCGTCCGATGCCCATACGCGGCTACAGAAGGCAATCAAGAAAGTGGTTGGGTACAATCGACTCCAGGATATCCCATCGGACTATCTTAATAGGATCCAGAAGCTTTGTGAAAAGCCAATCATTGCTGCCCAATCGCCGGATCTGAGAATAGACGATCCCTCGAATGAGTCTGAAACGCAGGATTGGTTAAGAAAATTGGATGACATGCAAAATGCTCTTCTTGCTATTGGGAGTCTTCTACAAACAATGTCTGGGACCCAGACGGAACGAGATCTTTGTCCAGAGGATTTGATTGAAGCCATACCGAATGTTTTTAACCAAGTCTTTGATCACTGTATCATCCCGGCTGTCCAGGCACGTCCTGGAGGCAAGGATGCGAAGTATTTTGAGTTCTTCTCTGCTCAGAAACGGGTTCTTGGTTCATTAATCcagcaaagcaaaaaagTACTTGCTCTCTTCGCAGATTTCCTCTCGCGGATTGACGTCTCAGAAGGAACAGTCACCGCCGCAGAGTTTTTCGCAGCTAAGTTAATATTCGTCGAGAACTCTCACACGGAGAAGGACTCTACTGTCGGTGTCCAAAAATACGAGTCGGTTCGACGTGGAGCCATGGATGTACTGGCCAAGATTTTCTCCAAGTATCCCGCCCAGCGCCCATACATCCTGGACGAAATCCTTGTATCACTCGAAAAGCTTCCATCTACCCGGCAGAGTGCCAGGCAGTTTAAACTTGCCGACGGCAAGAATATCCAACTTCTGACTGCATTGGTCATGCAACTGGTGCAGACGACTGCTCTGGACGTTCCCAACTCAAGGGCGTCTCGAATGAGGCGCAAGCCACCTGGATCggccgaagatgaggacgatgatgaagtgCTTGGCGATAGCCAGGGGGTAGATGATGATCAGTCGAACATGTCCATGGAGCAGCTTGCAACGAAGGTCAACCGTCTACACGATAACGCAGTACGCAGTGCCCAGTACATTGTTAAATTCATCGTTCAACGAGCGATGACATCTACCAAGACCGGCGATCAGCCTTATCGAAATATTTTCGACCTTTTCACCGAAGACTTAATCAGCGTCCTAGGTTCCACAGATTGGCCGGCTGCGGAATTGCTTCTTCGTATCATGGCCTCTCACATGGTTGGTATCGCCGAACAGGACAAAAGTTCTGCGACAGCAAAAAGCATGGCTCTTGAGCTTCTAGGGTGGATGGGATCGGCCATTTCTGATCTTATAGTGACTGCTCAGCATCTGCTGCCTGCCATGGAGGAGTCTGATAGCGATCTCAGCGAATCCCTCAAACAGCTGTTCGAAGAGTATTCGAGCCGCGCTTTGCATCCACAAGACCTCGTTGTCGCCGAAGGCCCTTATCGGATGACGCTTGAGTATTTCATTCAAGACCGCAGTGTAGACAACTGGCAGCTTGCTAGTGCTCGCGGATTCTATCTCACCCAGTGGTCCAAAACCTTCTGTTCCGTTTACTACAACTCTGAAGACAAGGACGAAGTCATGTACGACGACGCGACTGAAGACCTAATTTCACTCTTCTCCAATCTTTTCTCCGACCCATTATGGCTTGAGACGCACAG ACAATTCAACACCGTTCCTACGGCGCATGGCAAGTTTGCATACATCCTGACTGTCTTGAACTCAGGGTTCTGCAAAGCTTTCGACACAATTCTCAAAGTTTTGCTCAACTCGATTGCGAGTGACCAAGCCAAAGTTCGGAGTCGTAGTTTGAAGAGTGTAATCTACATGCTCGAGAAGGATCCAAGTCTTCTCGATAGAGATGCCTCGGTCATGCGGGTAATCCTCCGCTGTGCCACTGACGCATCTCCAATGGTCCGCGATTCGGCGCTGTCCTTGATCGCAAAATGCATTGCATTGAAGCCGAAGTTGGAAGAGGACGGCTGTCGGGCTATCTTGACCTGCGCCGCTGATCCGACTGCCGGTGTACGGAAGCGCTGCATCGGACTTCTGAAGGATATCTACCTCAATACGTCGCGTACTGAGCTGAAGCTTGCGATCATGGATAGCTTTCTGCAACGTACAGGCGACTTGGAAGATAGCGTGGCGACTTTGGCGCGACAAACATTCGAGGAGATCTGGCTGACTCCCTTCCACGGACTCATCGACTCTGCTCAGGATGGCCCGAAACTCAAGGTCGGTCTTGATGAGAGGGTAACACTCATAGTCAGCCTGGTTCAGCGAAGTGAAACAGCGCTCGACACCTTGAACAACTGTCTTAAGAAGGTTCTATCCGAAACCTCCAAGACAGCGTCTTTGAACTTCAAAGTATGCAAAGCAATGGTCTCTACGATGTTTGAGAAGCTGGTCGAAGGTACCGATTCAACGAAGGAATTCCAGCAAGCGCTTTTGCAAACAATCACTGTTTTTGCAAAGGCCAACGCAAAGTTGTTCCGACCTGACCAACTGGAGACTTTGCATCCTTACATTGGACACCTGGCCACGGCGGAggatcttttccttttccgctCGGTGGTAGTCATCTACCGATGCGTATTGCCATATTTGTCGTCCGCCCACAATACCCTGCTAAGGGAGGTGCAGAACGATCTTTTTAAGAGCGTTGCAAAGCTTGCTCGCTCAGAGCTGAACGAAGTGATGGCGTGCCTCTGGACTATCAACGGAGTTCTACACAATACTGACCGGCTGGTAAAGCTAACCATTTCCGTGCTGAAACCGATACAGCACTACAAAAACATAGATCTTTCGGATAGTGCGAACGCGGCAGTCTTAGCCAGAGCCAAAAGCTACATTCGCATTGCAGGCTGTGTTGGCAGACACTGCGATCTTGAAAAGTACGAGCCGCATTTCAAGAATGCATTCCCGTCGTGGGGCGGGGGCTCAGTGGCTGGTCTAATGGTGGATGCCATTATACCCTTCACCGTTCAGAAACAGCCGCTTGAACTGAGGGTCATGTCACTGGAGAGTTTGGGATCGATTTGCCAGTCCTGGCCAGGCCAATTCAGTCGTGATAACCCAAGGCAGATTCTGTCCATGGTCTTCAAGGAAGATAATCCGAGTCTGCAAAACATTGTGCTGAGGTCATTCTCGGAATTCTTCGCAATGCACGAAggcaaggccgagaagacTGTGCTACCTGCTGCTGAGATTGCCGAGCAGGAGAGCGCCACGCGACTAGGAGGTTCTTTGAAGGCCAGCGACAACGATGGTGCCGCTGCTTTGATTGCCCAGCACTTTTTGCGGAGCATGCTTCGAGTTGCACAATCGCGGCAAGACTCGTACGCTCTGACTGCCATTGAGCTGATTGCTAGTATCAACCGTCAAGGATTGGTTCACCCTAAGGAATGTGCTGGCGTCCTTGTCTCGTTGGAGACATCAACTGTTCCAGCGATTGCGAAGGTTGCGTTCGATACTCACAAGATGCTTCACCAGCAGTACGAGTCGATGTTCGAAAGAGAATACATGCGTGCTGTTCAGGAAGCTTTCTACTACCAGCGCGATGTGGTCGGAGACCCCAGTGGTGCATCAAGCCGCCCGTACATTGCCAAACTTGCGCCGCTGTTTGATATCATTAAAATCAGCAACAGTCGCTACCAGAGAAAGTTTCTCTCGAACTTGTGCTCGAAAGTTGATTTTGAACTGAAAAAGCTGGAAGCCACTGGTGACCCGCCCGAGCATCTCTTACTATCGCGGTTTGTGGCGCAGAACCTCGCGTTCTTCGATTACAACCAACTTGCCGAACTCGTACCGACAATCGGCTGCATGGAACGCATTGTGTCTGCGACTGGGACAGTTGTCGCCCACTCAATTGAGACCGACATCTTTACTGCTAAGGCGGAGCCCACTACCGTGGAGGGAATGCCTGCTCCTGCACCAGAGGGTTCAGAAACTCTGGCACCCTTGCAGCAGTATAATCCCGCTACCCTGCGGCTTttggctactgctgctgcatcccTTTCCATGCTCTGGGAAGCACGGACCTATCTCCGCCGCTTATATGGTGTCACAGCGAACGCACGCGTCAAAGAGGCCAAAGCTGCATCGAAGGAGCTCAGCAAGTCAGCCACGAAGGTCCATGGCGTGACTGGTGACAAGTTCTGGGATGCTATCGCTCGGAATATGAACGCCTTGAGCAGCGAGCAGAGCATGATCGATAAGTGCCGCGAGTTTGCAACTTTGCTTAACATCGACGACGAATTCAAGGTTggaggtgatgaagatgccgAGGGGGACAATCTGGACGCGGCCACCGACATGGATGACCCAGCAGCCGGCTGGGGCACAGCTGGTGGACCCCGGCCGGGGAAGCGCAAGAACTCCATGTCCGGACAGAGTCCTGTCAAGCGTCCCCGGGGCCGAAAGCCTGGCTCTGGCAAGAAACGGGCCAGTACGGAGCCAGGAGCAGAAGAGTCGGACTGGAATTAG
- the LIA1 gene encoding deoxyhypusine monooxygenase (BUSCO:EOG09263JZO;~COG:C;~EggNog:ENOG410PJAQ;~InterPro:IPR016024,IPR011989,IPR021133,IPR027517, IPR004155;~PFAM:PF13646,PF03130;~go_function: GO:0019135 - deoxyhypusine monooxygenase activity [Evidence IEA];~go_process: GO:0008612 - peptidyl-lysine modification to peptidyl-hypusine [Evidence IEA]) — protein MSAVNENNLEGVSETVLTLRKVIVNESEPLARRFRALFSLKYLACLQPPSEDTLPAIEAIAAAFSSKSALLKHELAYCLGQTRNPDAVAYLQQVLKDKEEDVMCRHEAAEALGALGYENSLEILKTLKDDANEPEVIRETCDIAVDRIVWENSEARKAEKLKPSDFTSIDPAPPMPLDAAEPSIPELEKTLLDTKLPLFQRYRAMFALRDLASPPDLPTAVQAIDALSKGLKDPSALFRHEVAFVFGQLCHPASVPSLTECLSNQEEEGMVRHEAAEALGSLGDVDGVEDTLKKFLNDPEQVVRDSIIVALDMAEFEKNGEMEYALVPDSGAPAAVSA, from the exons ATGTCTGCTGTCAACGAGAACAACCTGGAGGGGGTGAGTGAGACTGTCCTCACCCTCCGCAAGGTTATTGTCAACGAGTCCGAGCCCCTCGCGCGCCGCTTCCGggccctcttttccctcaaGTACCTGGCCTGCCTGCAGCCTCCCTCTGAGGACACCCTTCCGGCTATTGAAGCCATCGCTGCTGCTTTCTCCTCCAAGTCGGCTTTGTTGAAGCATGAGCTTGCCTACTGTCTTGGTCAGACTCGTAACCCTGACGCTGTCGCGTACCTTCAGCAGGTTCTGAAGGataaggaggaggatgttatGTGCCGTCATGAGGCTGCGGAGGCCTTGGGTGCTCTGGGTTATGAGAACAGTTTGGAGATTCTGAAGACGCTGAAGGATGATGCGAATGAGCCTGAGGTCATTAGGGAGACTTGCGACATCGCCGTGGACCGTATCGTCTGGGAGAACTCCGAAGCCAGGAAGgctgagaagctgaagcctAG TGACTTCACCTCCATCGACCCCGCCCCGCCAATGCCCCTTGATGCCGCTGAACCCTCTATTCCCgagttggagaagacatTGCTGGACACCAAGCTTCCTCTCTTCCAAAGATACCGTGCCATGTTTGCCCTGCGCGACCTCGCCTCGCCTCCTGATCTGCCCACCGCCGTTCAGGCCATCGATGCGCTCTCCAAGGGTCTCAAGGACCCCTCTGCGCTGTTCCGCCACGAGGTCGCATTCGTTTTCGGTCAACTCTGCCACCCCGCCTCCGTCCCTAGTCTCACCGAGTGTCTGAGcaaccaagaagaagaaggtatGGTGCGCCACGAAGCTGCCGAGGCCCTCGGTAGCTTGGGTGACGTTGATGGTGTCGAGGATACCCTGAAGAAGTTCCTGAACGACCCCGAGCAGGTTGTCCGGGACAGCATTATCGTGGCTCTTGATATGGCCGAGTTTGAGAAGAACGGAGAGATGGAGTATGCGCTGGTGCCGGACTCTGGTGCCCCTGCTGCCGTGTCTGCTTGA
- a CDS encoding putative NADH-ubiquinone oxidoreductase 64 kDa subunit (COG:C;~EggNog:ENOG410PHXJ;~InterPro:IPR036188,IPR011992,IPR002048,IPR018247, IPR023753;~PFAM:PF07992,PF00070;~TransMembrane:1 (i90-111o);~go_function: GO:0005509 - calcium ion binding [Evidence IEA];~go_function: GO:0016491 - oxidoreductase activity [Evidence IEA];~go_process: GO:0055114 - oxidation-reduction process [Evidence IEA]) → MSAALLRSRPDPHALKRIALLSRRYQSSKSPASAGLAASRTRLPHRTATAQCLASRAFFNPQYTVRHNSTIPEASEPPRRSSFRNAIFKSFAYCGGFIVMSGAAVVAFFIYDASTYREHSSAEDIPVSELALNPRRGGPKNLPIAEVLLGDSDSEAKLEQKDKPRLVILGTGWGSIALLKHLNPGDYHVTVVSPTNYFLFTPMLPSATVGTLGLRSLVEPVRRIVQRVHGHFLKGEAQDVDFSEKLVEVSQLDANGKEQRFYLPYDKLVIGVGCVTNPHGVKGLDHCHFLKSIDDARKIKNKVLENMELACLPTTSDDERKRLLSFVVCGGGPTGVEFAAELFDLLNEDLLYSFPKILRNEISVHIIQSRSHILNTYDEALSRYAESRFARDHVDVLTNARVAEVRDDRVLFTQEEDGKRILKEIPMGFCLWSTGVARADLCKRLSDKLESQNNKHALETDSHLRLIGAPLGDVYAIGDCSTVQNNLAGNIMSFLRTIAWEKGKDPEKLHLTFREWREVATRIRKRFPQASNHLRRLDKLFEQYDKDQSGTLEFGELSELLHQIDTKLTSLPATAQRANQQGEYLGRKLTKIAAALPGMQANQIDYGDLDEACYKAFKYKHLGSLAYISNAAIFDFGGLNFSGGVLAMYLWRSVYFAESVSFRTRCMLAMDWAKRSLFGRDLMSF, encoded by the exons ATGAGCGCGGCGCTGCTCCGGAGTCGTCCGGACCCTCATGCCTTGAAAAGGATAGCTCTTCTATCTCGTCGCTATCAATCTTCGAAGtctccagcatcagcagGCCTCGCTGCCTCCCGAACCCGGTTACCTCATCGCACCGCGACAGCTCAATGCTTGGCGTCGCGTGCCTTTTTCAACCCCCAATACACCGTCCGGCATAACTCTACAATCCCTGAAGCCAGCGAACCTCCTCGGAGGTCCTCCTTCCGCAATGCCATTTTCAAGTCCTTTGCCTACTGCGGCGGCTTCATCGTCATGAGCGGTGCTGCCGTCGTGGCGTTCTTCATCTACGATGCATCCACCTACCGCGAACACTCGAGTGCGGAAGACATTCCCGTTTCGGAATTGGCGCTAAATCCCCGGCGCGGTGGACCTAAGAACCTCCCCATCGCGGAGGTCTTGCTTGGAGATAGTGATTCGGAGGCTAAGCTGGAGCAGAAGGACAAGCCCCGTCTGGTCATTTTGGGTACGGGTTGGGGTAGCATCGCACTTCTGAAGCATCTCAACCCCGGCGACTACCATGTCACGGTCGTGTCCCCTACCAACTACTTCCTGTTCACCCCTATGCTGCCATCTGCGACGGTTGGAACTCTGGGGTTGAGGTCGCTTGTCGAGCCTGTTCGTCGGATCGTGCAGCGGGTGCACGGACATTTCCTCAAGGGTGAGGCGCAGGACGTTGACTTTTCCGAGAAGCTGGTCGAGGTGTCCCAACTCGATGCCAATGGCAAGGAACAGAGGTTCTATTTGCCTTATGATAAGTTAGTTATCGGTGTTG GTTGTGTAACCAACCCCCACGGCGTTAAGGGACTCGACCACTGCCACTTCCTGAAGTCGATCGACGATGCCCGGAAGATCAAGAACAAGGTTTTGGAGAACATGGAACTTGCTTGCCTGCCCACGACTAGTGATGACGAGCGCAAGCGTCTCTTGTCCTTTGTTGTTTGCGGTGGAGGCCCGACGGGTGTTGAGTTCGCCGCGGAGCTGTTCGATCTGCTCAACGAGGACCTTCTTTACTCCTTCCCTAAGATCCTTCGGAACGAGATCTCCGTGCACATTATCCAGAGCCGTAGTCACATTCTGAACACCTACGATGAGGCTCTCTCGCGCTATGCCGAG TCCCGTTTCGCTCGCGACCACGTCGATGTATTGACGAATGCCAGAGTGGCGGAGGTTCGTGACGACCGAGTCCTCTTTACGCAAGAGGAAGACGGCAAGCGCATCCTGAAGGAGATCCCCATGGGCTTCTGCCTGTGGTCCACTGGTGTCG CCCGTGCCGATCTCTGCAAGCGTCTCTCCGACAAGCTTGAATCCCAGAACAACAAGCACGCCCTCGAAACCGATTCTCACCTTCGTCTCATCGGCGCACCCCTCGGTGACGTCTACGCCATTGGCGACTGCTCCACCGTCCAGAACAACCTCGCCGGCAACATCATGTCCTTCCTCCGCACCATCGCCTgggagaagggcaaggatcCCGAGAAGCTGCACCTGACCTTCCGCGAATGGCGCGAAGTAGCAACCCGCATCCGCAAGCGTTTCCCTCAAGCCTcgaaccacctccgccgtctGGACAAGCTCTTCGAGCAATACGACAAGGACCAGTCCGGCACTCTTGAGTTTGGAGAACTCTCCGAACTCCTGCACCAGATCGATACGAAGCTCACTTCCCTGCCTGCTACTGCGCAGCGCGCGAACCAGCAGGGCGAGTACCTGGGCCGCAAGCTGACCAAGATTGCGGCTGCATTGCCGGGTATGCAGGCCAACCAGATCGATTATGGTGATCTGGATGAGGCATGCTACAAGGCCTTCAAGTACAAGCACTTGGGAAGTCTGGCATACATCAGTAACGCTGCTATCTTCGACTTTGGCGGTTTGAACTTTAGCGGTGGTGTCCTGGCGATGTACCTCTGGCGCAGTGTTTACTTTGCTGAGAGTGTCAGCTTTAGAACGAGGTGTATGTTGGCCATGGATTGGGCCAAGCGGTCGTTGTTTGGAAGAG ATCTCATGAGCTTTTAA